TAGGAAGAAGTTTTTCTGGTAGATATTATTAGGAGATACTTAGATTTCATCAATTACTAGAGTGGAAGACTTCAGATGCCTCATTAATCAGGGGAACCGCAGAGGGGTTTTAGTGTTAGCTGTTTGAGGAAAGTTAAAAAATGCAGGATTTGTATTTGCATTCCTGTGGAAAAAAACTAGATTCTTACTTATGTTTTGGTCTACGATACCGAGGTTGTTACTGCTTAGGATGTTTTTAAGGAAAACAAACCTTTAACGTTGTCCTAGTGAACTTTCCTGAAAGAAACACATGCTACTGTTCTGaagcatttttatatatacctAGTTGGCAGGAGCTTGGAACCATGCCTTCCACCGAGGCAATGCGTCTCTTTGTGAAAATTCTGGAGGTAACCGACAGAGAGGTctacacttatttttttttaaagaatttactCAAGCATAGTCTTGATTTCTTCCCTATTGCTCAATTTTTACCAGGAAGACGATCCTGGTTGGTACTCCAGGGCATCTAATGATATTCCAGATCCTGTCGTAGATGTCCAAATTAATGTAAGTTTTTGTATCCCTTAGGTTTCGATGTCCAAACCATGGGAAATATTACACATATCTTTTGCTTGGCTGAAAAAAAGTATTCGAGTCTTTTAGTGCATTCATTCTCTGTAGCAGAGAACGAAAGAAGAGCCTGTTATTGAGAATGGTAACTCATTTGGTGAGACAAAGACAATTTCCACTGAGAATGGACAATTGGCTGAAACCCAAGATAAAGATGTAGTCTCAGAAGAGTCAAATACTGTTTCTGTGTATAACCAGTGGACGGCACCCCAAACATCAGGTCAGCCGCCAAAAGCCCGTTACGAGGTATTaagttttttctctcttttggatGATAAGTAAAACGTCCTGTCATTCATGTATCTTCTGAATTTTCTGAGTCATGTTTATTACATTCATTTCAGCATGGAGCAGCTGTAATTCAAgataagatgtatatatatggtgGAAATCATAATGGCCGTTACCTCGGTGATCTTCATGTAAGCTACTTATATGATTCTTAAGCATAAGCTGATGATGTAATTGAgatattcattttcattttgacgTAGCTTGGCAATACCATCCCCGCTGACAGTTGCTTCTGTGAAATGTATACAGGTTCTAGATTTAAAAAACTGGACTTGGTCAAGAGTTGAAACCAAGGTTGCAACTGAATCAGAGGAAACATCAACTCCAACATTATTAGCTCCTTGTGCTGGTCATTCTTTGGTTAGATTTTAAATTCACTCGTTTGGCTTTCTTGCCTAGAAATATTCAAGACAGGGTAACAAAGAAGAGTCTAGCTATACATACAAATGTTCACTTGTATTCTTTGCTTGTTTTGTAGATACCATGGGACAACAATCTGCTGTCTATCGGTGGCCATACAAAGGATCCCTCAGAATCTATCCAAGGTTAGTGTTTATAATTCTTTGAAGACGATTAGTTGCACATATCTTATAGGAGTTTTCTGGACTCTCAATGattacatatcatttttctaCTGTTCTCGTATCACAGTGAAGGTCTTTGATACCCATACCAGTACATGGTCAATGCTAAAGACATATGGAAAACCACCGGTATATTTTCGCTTCTCTCATGCTGTCTCTGTTTTTCGTTACCTTTGCACGGAAATATTCCATTATTATAAACAATTCAAGTTTTTGGCCGTCACAAGAGACAGGAAAAGAATAGTTGTTTTCTTTCCTTATTCACCCATACTATCTTCAGGGTTAAGTTGCATCTGAATCCAAAACCTTCTCCGTTCTGATTTGGGAGTCGTATATGCAGTTTGGTTACATAAATTGAGACTTTCTTTGTCATTATGTCTTGCTTTCAGGTTTCACGTGGAGGACAGTCGGTCACAATTGTGGGTAAAACTTTGGTGATATTTGGTGGGCAAGATGCAAAGAGATCACTTCTGAACGATTTACATATACTTGACCTAGAAACGATGACTTGGGATGAGATAGATGCCGTGTAAGATGTTATGTTGTTTCTGCATTTTGTTCTCTTCAGAAGAAGTCAAACCCATTTAGGATTAGAGAAAGAACCAGAATATGAATAGATTTAGAAATCCTTCATCTATCTCTTTTAGTAATTAAATAGTCTTTATTGAAAGATTAGCAATTCAGGGCTGAAACTTGTTCAAATTGCAGGGGTGTATCTCCATCTCCGAGGTCTGATCATGCTGCTGCAGTGCATGCGGAACGTTACCTTCTTATCTTTGGTGGGGGCTCACATGCAACCTGTTTCGATGATCTCCATGTCCTTGATTTGCAGACTGTAAGTTAAGCTAAGAGTGTATTTTTCTGCTGTTCTCAAACGTTCTTTGTCGTCTGATATAACTGTCACATGTAGATGGAATGGTCAAGACCATCACAACAAGGTGATGCACCAACGCCAAGAGCTGGACATGCTGGCGTGACAATTGGGGAGAACTGGTTTATTGTTGGTGGCGGTGATAACAAGAGTGGTATGTTCATGCTCTTTTCTATGGAAATTATCTCCTTTTCCCAACCATTTCTGTTTATCCTTCTCTGGAACCTTTCTGGGGAAAATAGATTAGTTGCTTTGTTTTGCGTGGTGACTGAGTTTGTAATAAATTACTGCAGGAGCATCTGAGAGTGTTGTACTAAACATGTCAACTCTTGCATGGTCGGTAGTCGCTTCAGTTCAAGGACGTGTACCTCTTGCTAGCGAGGTACTTACATGAACCGATAAACTAGACAAGACAAAATTTTCACCAAATCATTCCTGAAAAATGCTAGTTGCCTTTTCAAGACTTCCTAAAATATCAGTCATGTGTATTTCGTTTTCACCTTCCTTTCCTTTTCTAACAGGGATTAAGTTTAGTCGTAAATTCTAACAATGGTGAAGATGTGCTAGTCGCTTTTGGTGGATACAATGGGCGTTACAACAACGAAGTAGGGACTGTGATCTAAACCTATAAGTACATTTCTCTTGATTTTGCATTTAGTTCtgattttaattctttctttgtGGTAGATTAATCTTCTTAAACCAAGCCACAAATCCACATTGCAAACAAAGACTCTGGAAGCGCCTCTGCCAGGTAGTCTTTCTGCTGTTAATAATGCCACAACCAGAGACATTGAGTCTGAGGTTGAGGTGAGCCAAGAAGGCAGAGTACGGGAAATCGTCATGGACAATGTTAACGCTGGATCAAAGGTATATATTCTTGTCAGAATTTTCCTCCTTAATCTATTTGAATATGGCAGCATCTTCTGATTTGTTCGTGATTTGAATATAGCACCTATCTATTGCGATATTATATAGAAATAATATGTCAGCGTAtctgttttgaacttttgtGGGATCAAGgtgcatataatattttatggtACTGGTAGTCATTGTACCAACACAGGATATAGTTCAGTCCGGATCATCACCATCTCTTTCGCTCTTACTTTGTTTTTGGGTAATGAATCCCACAGGTTGAAGGAAACAACGAACGCATTATCACGACTCTTAAATCCGAGAAAGAAGAACTAGAGGTATCACTGAACAAGGAGAAGATGCAGACTCTCCAACTAAGGCAGGAGTTAGGAGAAGCAGAATCACGAAATACAGATTTATACAAGGTAATAATTCTATCATCTTCTCGAAACACAAACCTACATGAATAAATTGGTGAACCAATAGTTCATAAAAACTGGTTGCAGCAAACTCTTCCAATTTCACTCACATTTAATCATCTGAATATGTCAGAATTTTTCTCTGATACTCTATATACCTAAATAACTTTGTACTGACATTTTATAGGAACTTCAGTCTGTTCGTGGCCAACTTGCTGCCGAACAGTCAAGGTGTTTCAAACTGGAGGTATGAAACCTGTAGCCACATCTCTTTTATACTGTAACCTACAGAAGATGGAAACTCTGTGAACTGAAACCTGTGATTGAATCACTACATATACTCAAGTATGGGATGATTTAGGAATCTAGGTGGTTAGAACTTACATCCATTCCAAACAGTGGATCCATCACTAATCTCTCTATCATCTGTTGATAAGAAGCTACGTTGgatcatgaaaagaaaaacaaagcaaatctAATTATGGTCTCGTTCTTTGAACCAATCGTTTGCAGGTTGATGTTGCAGAGCTAAGGCAAAAGCTACAAACATTGGAAACACTACAAAAGGAACTGGAACTCCTTCAGCGTCAAAAGGCTGCATCTGAACAAGCTGCAATGAACGCAAAACGACAGAGCTCGGGTGGCGTCTGGGGCTGGCTCGCTGGAAGCCCTCAGGAGAAGGATGATGATTCgccatgataatttttttacagaattgatatcattttcttttgagtaaagaaatatatattttatatatagagagaaatcttttttttttttgtcaagtccCTCgcatggtttcttcttcttccaaataaGATATTTGAATACCGTATCTTTTGAGCTTTGTTCTATATTACCTTTTGATTCGTGTTAGTTCTCTGTTATTTAATACAAGTTATCCCCAGAATATTTTGTTAACCTTTTTGAAAgtgtcaaaaaattattattctgaTGTTTACGACAGTTGTTTAATACTCCACCAGTCACCTCAATTAAGTTTAGTTCATTGGGTAAGAAGACGAAAAATCACGtttttaccacaaaaaaaaaggaacatgaCGTGGCGACCTGGTATTGGATGTGAAGGTTCAACCGTTGAGCATCATCATTCATGACGCTGGAAAGTTACCAACATGTCCCTATCAAcctcaagttctttttttttgtcatcttctcCACCTTTCCTCTCATGgggttttcttaaattttctctTCCAGCTCAAAATAATCTCAGgattataaacaaatttacaCATCTTCTTGCTTCCGAGTTGTTTCTGGGGTTTGATGtcattgttaatttgttatgaaGCGGTTGAATTCCGAGTGTTCAAGTGTGGTTAGAGATATGGATTCTGCTAGGGTTTTTGgtaatagttttgtttcttttactgaTAATGATGGTTCGTGTAAAAATTTGGAAGCGATTGATCAGTCCGAAGCTTTCCTTATAGAGCTTGATTCGCTTGCTACAGACACTAGAagtgatgatgagaagaagaacacaGGGATGGCTTCGAAGGTTCGGGACTACAAATCTTACTTGTCTGAGTTCGATGATTATGTTGCAAGCGAGAGAATGGATTCTaaagtttctaaggatgggTTTGAAGTGGGAGATAttgatgtgatcacgggatcgACCACTCGGCCGTGAACACTCGATTCTCTCGGACGTCTCTCAACCACCTCTCGGACAACACTTGGACGCCTCTCGGACACTTATCGACAACTTGGAACCGGCCTT
The Camelina sativa cultivar DH55 chromosome 15, Cs, whole genome shotgun sequence DNA segment above includes these coding regions:
- the LOC104744676 gene encoding acyl-CoA-binding domain-containing protein 4 isoform X2, with translation MAMARATSGPAYPERFYAAASYVGLDGSDSSAKNVSSKFSKDTALLFYALYQQATVGPCNTPKPSAWRPVEQSKWRSWQELGTMPSTEAMRLFVKILEEDDPGWYSRASNDIPDPVVDVQINRTKEEPVIENGNSFGETKTISTENGQLAETQDKDVVSEESNTVSVYNQWTAPQTSGQPPKARYEHGAAVIQDKMYIYGGNHNGRYLGDLHVLDLKNWTWSRVETKVATESEETSTPTLLAPCAGHSLIPWDNNLLSIGGHTKDPSESIQVKVFDTHTSTWSMLKTYGKPPVSRGGQSVTIVGKTLVIFGGQDAKRSLLNDLHILDLETMTWDEIDAVGVSPSPRSDHAAAVHAERYLLIFGGGSHATCFDDLHVLDLQTMEWSRPSQQGDAPTPRAGHAGVTIGENWFIVGGGDNKSGASESVVLNMSTLAWSVVASVQGRVPLASEGLSLVVNSNNGEDVLVAFGGYNGRYNNEINLLKPSHKSTLQTKTLEAPLPGSLSAVNNATTRDIESEVEVSQEGRVREIVMDNVNAGSKVEGNNERIITTLKSEKEELEVSLNKEKMQTLQLRQELGEAESRNTDLYKELQSVRGQLAAEQSRCFKLEVDVAELRQKLQTLETLQKELELLQRQKAASEQAAMNAKRQSSGGVWGWLAGSPQEKDDDSP
- the LOC104744676 gene encoding acyl-CoA-binding domain-containing protein 4 isoform X1 produces the protein MAMARATSGPAYPERFYAAASYVGLDGSDSSAKNVSSKFSKDTALLFYALYQQATVGPCNTPKPSAWRPVEQSKWRSWQELGTMPSTEAMRLFVKILEEDDPGWYSRASNDIPDPVVDVQINQRTKEEPVIENGNSFGETKTISTENGQLAETQDKDVVSEESNTVSVYNQWTAPQTSGQPPKARYEHGAAVIQDKMYIYGGNHNGRYLGDLHVLDLKNWTWSRVETKVATESEETSTPTLLAPCAGHSLIPWDNNLLSIGGHTKDPSESIQVKVFDTHTSTWSMLKTYGKPPVSRGGQSVTIVGKTLVIFGGQDAKRSLLNDLHILDLETMTWDEIDAVGVSPSPRSDHAAAVHAERYLLIFGGGSHATCFDDLHVLDLQTMEWSRPSQQGDAPTPRAGHAGVTIGENWFIVGGGDNKSGASESVVLNMSTLAWSVVASVQGRVPLASEGLSLVVNSNNGEDVLVAFGGYNGRYNNEINLLKPSHKSTLQTKTLEAPLPGSLSAVNNATTRDIESEVEVSQEGRVREIVMDNVNAGSKVEGNNERIITTLKSEKEELEVSLNKEKMQTLQLRQELGEAESRNTDLYKELQSVRGQLAAEQSRCFKLEVDVAELRQKLQTLETLQKELELLQRQKAASEQAAMNAKRQSSGGVWGWLAGSPQEKDDDSP